A genomic stretch from Candidatus Nitrososphaera gargensis Ga9.2 includes:
- a CDS encoding archease: protein MAGGYCFLDHMTDAVIEAYGETLEEAFENAAKGLNDTMVDLKTVMPNEDLKITAQGHDLYSLLFDWLDKVLLLLVADGIVMSEFSVKIRQHDDNGDGYSLTGIAKGEKLNLDRHHYKVEIKAVTYHEMEIRQEKGKATVKFLLDL, encoded by the coding sequence TTGGCAGGCGGCTACTGTTTTCTTGACCACATGACAGACGCCGTCATTGAAGCATACGGCGAAACGCTAGAGGAAGCCTTTGAAAATGCAGCAAAGGGCCTCAACGATACTATGGTCGACCTAAAGACTGTCATGCCAAATGAGGATCTCAAGATTACCGCGCAAGGACATGATCTCTACTCGCTCCTTTTTGACTGGCTGGACAAGGTCCTGCTCCTGCTTGTAGCCGATGGCATCGTGATGTCCGAGTTTTCAGTCAAGATCCGGCAGCATGATGATAATGGCGATGGCTATTCGCTAACAGGCATTGCAAAGGGTGAAAAACTGAACCTTGACCGGCACCACTACAAGGTGGAGATCAAGGCAGTAACATACCACGAGATGGAGATCCGGCAGGAAAAGGGAAAAGCCACGGTAAAATTCCTTCTCGACCTCTGA
- a CDS encoding succinate dehydrogenase/fumarate reductase iron-sulfur subunit, whose product MTEQVIEKIEKMEKKHEKKEKEIIRSSVVLKVYRANRRAGESAHYDSIEVPVQRWTTVLDALLYAKAYKDPSIGIRYSCRMASCGSCGMKINGIPRLACYTKVSELEGSTITVEPLANFPHIRDLVTDFSQFFAHHRSVQPYIQNDQADIKDMKKLSEFMQSPEDLDKFLQFSYCIKCGLCYSACPTVATDTKFPGPQALSQAYRYFIDNRDTGSKQRMNIVDDRHGIWRCHFAGSCSSVCPKGVDPALGIQLLRGHLLGFSNNEKKIADLQERLKKD is encoded by the coding sequence ATGACTGAACAGGTAATAGAAAAAATAGAAAAGATGGAGAAAAAACATGAAAAGAAGGAGAAAGAGATTATCAGGAGCTCGGTTGTCCTCAAGGTATATAGGGCGAACCGGCGCGCCGGCGAATCCGCGCACTATGACAGCATTGAGGTGCCGGTGCAGCGATGGACAACAGTCCTTGATGCGCTGCTGTACGCCAAGGCATACAAGGATCCAAGCATCGGCATACGCTATTCGTGTAGGATGGCATCCTGCGGCTCGTGCGGCATGAAGATAAACGGGATCCCGCGGCTTGCCTGTTACACCAAGGTGTCAGAGCTGGAAGGCTCCACTATAACGGTCGAGCCGCTTGCCAACTTTCCACATATACGTGATCTGGTCACAGACTTTTCCCAATTCTTTGCCCACCACCGCAGCGTGCAGCCATACATACAAAACGATCAGGCAGATATCAAGGACATGAAAAAGCTGTCAGAGTTCATGCAGAGCCCAGAAGATCTGGACAAGTTCCTGCAGTTTTCATATTGTATCAAATGCGGCCTGTGCTATTCTGCGTGCCCAACAGTTGCGACTGACACAAAGTTCCCCGGGCCCCAAGCGCTTTCACAAGCCTATCGCTATTTCATAGACAACAGAGACACTGGAAGCAAGCAGAGGATGAACATCGTTGACGACAGGCACGGCATATGGCGGTGCCACTTTGCCGGCTCGTGCAGCTCGGTCTGCCCCAAGGGCGTCGACCCGGCGCTTGGCATCCAGCTGTTGAGAGGGCATCTGCTGGGATTCTCAAACAACGAAAAGAAAATAGCGGATCTGCAGGAAAGGCTGAAAAAAGACTAG
- a CDS encoding succinate dehydrogenase/fumarate reductase → MSMLRESQIMKIHYITGIAALFVVAVHIMMRLIMPYNMSLEYENVIANYHNLPYAILLESILVLIAIHGFNGLRIILLELRQSKSWEDGVTILTIAAMMAVIAYGTRTIIVANGLGFE, encoded by the coding sequence ATGTCAATGCTTCGTGAAAGCCAGATAATGAAGATACACTACATTACAGGCATCGCCGCGCTTTTTGTAGTAGCAGTGCACATCATGATGCGCCTGATAATGCCGTATAACATGAGCCTCGAGTACGAGAACGTGATAGCCAACTACCATAACTTGCCGTATGCCATATTGCTCGAGTCAATATTGGTGCTGATTGCCATCCACGGCTTTAATGGGCTTCGCATAATCCTGCTTGAACTGCGCCAGAGCAAGTCGTGGGAGGATGGCGTGACAATACTGACGATAGCTGCAATGATGGCCGTGATAGCGTACGGGACGCGCACTATCATTGTCGCAAATGGGCTGGGGTTTGAATAA
- the hisS gene encoding histidine--tRNA ligase — MVKLELPRGMRDLEADEFANISYVRDKFFETARLFNFQLAEPSPLEMLATLEAKSGAAISNEIYAFKDKGGRDVALRFDLTIGLTRYVASRRDLKMPVKMAAFAGVWRYDEPQAGRYRYFHQWDVEVYGPFSQESDAEVIEFVSIFFKRLGLKVVIEVNDRQLIEQYIKTKLRITNEEAMLEMFRAVDKVPKKGAQAVLQEYKDRIEPAKLQALIELSKVKGTADEVAGKAEDVRGLESWQKFAGLMDSLKTRKVEEARVNLGIVRGLDYYSGVVFEAFDPSSDSGALVGGGRYDRLTEVFGRKDIGATGVAGGVERIVMALQRHSILKQQAKALVYVVYASDDVRNKAVEIASALRSADITTDYDILGRALRKQLDDASMKGAALAIIVASNEIAAGQVIVRSMRDGTENKYPASNLAEMLHKMLRAGS, encoded by the coding sequence GTGGTCAAGCTAGAGCTTCCCCGTGGCATGAGGGATCTGGAAGCAGACGAGTTTGCCAACATCAGTTATGTCCGGGACAAGTTCTTTGAAACTGCGCGGCTGTTCAATTTCCAGCTTGCAGAGCCGTCGCCCCTTGAAATGCTTGCAACGCTAGAAGCTAAAAGTGGCGCCGCGATTTCAAACGAAATTTACGCTTTCAAGGACAAGGGAGGCAGGGACGTTGCCCTGCGCTTTGACCTCACTATTGGTCTGACGCGCTATGTTGCCTCAAGGCGCGACCTAAAGATGCCGGTCAAGATGGCGGCTTTTGCCGGCGTATGGCGGTATGACGAGCCGCAGGCCGGGCGCTACCGCTACTTCCACCAGTGGGATGTTGAAGTGTATGGTCCCTTCAGCCAAGAATCGGACGCTGAAGTGATTGAGTTTGTATCCATATTTTTCAAAAGGCTGGGCCTAAAGGTTGTGATAGAGGTGAACGACAGGCAACTGATCGAGCAGTACATCAAGACAAAACTTAGAATCACAAACGAAGAGGCCATGCTTGAAATGTTCCGCGCGGTGGACAAGGTGCCAAAAAAGGGCGCACAGGCAGTCTTGCAAGAATACAAGGACAGGATAGAACCTGCCAAGCTGCAAGCGCTGATAGAGCTTTCCAAAGTAAAGGGCACTGCCGACGAGGTGGCAGGCAAGGCAGAAGATGTCAGAGGGCTTGAAAGTTGGCAGAAATTTGCCGGCTTGATGGACTCGCTCAAGACAAGGAAGGTCGAAGAGGCGCGTGTCAACCTTGGCATCGTCCGCGGCCTGGATTATTATTCTGGCGTGGTCTTTGAAGCGTTTGACCCGTCGTCCGATTCTGGCGCGCTCGTCGGCGGCGGCAGGTACGATAGACTCACCGAGGTGTTTGGCAGAAAAGACATTGGCGCAACTGGCGTCGCAGGAGGAGTGGAGCGGATAGTTATGGCGCTCCAGAGGCACAGTATACTAAAGCAGCAGGCAAAGGCGCTTGTATACGTGGTGTACGCTTCAGACGATGTCCGAAATAAAGCTGTAGAGATTGCCTCAGCATTGCGATCGGCCGACATTACTACCGACTATGACATACTTGGCAGGGCCCTTAGAAAGCAGCTGGACGATGCATCGATGAAAGGCGCCGCGCTTGCAATCATTGTCGCGTCAAATGAAATCGCGGCCGGCCAAGTTATCGTCAGGTCAATGAGAGATGGAACAGAAAACAAGTACCCGGCAAGCAACCTTGCAGAGATGCTTCACAAAATGCTCAGAGCCGGATCATAG
- the dps gene encoding DNA protection during starvation protein: MTEEKPNVVGVNVLKQNGANVDEILNGLIYNASVEFTAYYYFTNLRTHCTGLEGEGAKGVIEDARLEDLSHFESCIQRIHELGGSLPNDAIEFVRMSGCTFLQLPTPSTNLKEILKKCLIAEQGAIVNWNKMCNLTIGKDPATYDIAKDILKEEIEHESWFLELLYGRPSGHMRRKFPGERPHTQKHSRALG, from the coding sequence ATGACAGAAGAAAAGCCGAATGTTGTAGGAGTGAACGTTCTAAAGCAGAATGGTGCTAACGTTGACGAAATACTAAATGGGTTGATATACAACGCGTCGGTGGAATTTACAGCATACTATTATTTTACCAATCTGCGCACACATTGCACCGGCCTTGAAGGCGAGGGGGCCAAGGGAGTCATTGAAGATGCGCGCCTGGAGGACCTGAGCCACTTTGAATCGTGCATACAGAGGATCCACGAGCTTGGCGGCAGCCTGCCAAACGACGCGATAGAGTTTGTCCGGATGTCTGGCTGCACGTTTTTGCAGCTGCCGACGCCTTCCACAAACCTAAAAGAGATCTTGAAGAAGTGCTTGATTGCAGAGCAGGGTGCGATTGTGAACTGGAATAAGATGTGCAACCTTACAATAGGCAAAGATCCGGCGACCTATGACATTGCAAAGGATATCCTAAAGGAAGAGATCGAGCACGAGTCGTGGTTCTTGGAACTGCTCTACGGCAGGCCGTCAGGGCACATGAGGAGAAAGTTCCCCGGCGAGCGCCCGCATACACAAAAACATTCCCGAGCGCTCGGCTAG
- a CDS encoding metal-sulfur cluster assembly factor gives MSQEEQLQQTRRKIFDELTKIVDPEIGVSIMELELVDKVDINSGKVNVDLHLTSPFCPAVFGFKIAQDVRDNIYKLPGINEVKVNVSNHFMADAINKQVNESKYPAKPAESNKPSSTTT, from the coding sequence ATGAGTCAGGAAGAGCAGCTGCAGCAGACTCGCAGGAAGATCTTTGACGAGCTGACTAAGATAGTCGACCCTGAAATCGGAGTCTCCATAATGGAGCTAGAGCTGGTGGACAAGGTCGACATCAATTCAGGCAAGGTTAACGTGGACCTGCACCTGACAAGCCCCTTCTGTCCTGCAGTCTTTGGATTCAAGATAGCCCAGGACGTCCGGGACAATATCTACAAGCTGCCCGGAATAAATGAGGTCAAGGTCAACGTCAGCAACCACTTTATGGCTGACGCGATAAACAAGCAGGTCAACGAGAGCAAGTACCCTGCCAAGCCGGCAGAGAGCAACAAGCCGTCGTCAACGACGACCTAG
- a CDS encoding succinate dehydrogenase/fumarate reductase flavoprotein subunit, translating to MADVISHDVLIIGSGLAGLRAAISAAAIDKKLSIAVISKVQVMRSHSVSAEGGTAAVLYEEEGDNQESHIYDTIKGSDFLADQDVAERLVQNMPYEIYQMDHWGMPWSRRKDGRIAQRKFGGYSFPRATFAQDKVGFYLMQTLYDTCQKYDNIHFYNEWFCTSILHENNTFQGITAIELKTGNFTVFKAPAGIICTGGAGRIYSFSTYAYSSTPDGLDMAYRAGLALKDMEFVQFHPTGILPSGILITEGARGEGGYLINSNGERFMQKYAPGKLELAPRDVVSRSMIKEIQEGRGFKHETGVDCLKLDLTHLGAERIKEVLAGIREIGIKFSGIDIIDEPIEVRPVCHYMMGGIHANVDGATEMVGLWAAGEAACNSTHGANRLGANSTSECIVWGRITGELAAKHAQERKAGSVQEQQVLDEEKRIYDGIFRGRGDVNPYEVRKQLTDTMDAKAYVFRNEQGLTEALKKTRELKAAMWKHVDDKAKEYNTNFVNVMEIDSMLRTAEVVLVGALNRRESRGAHARTDYPYRDDANFLKHTLAYFTGNGGPKMTWYPVTFTRYAPVERKY from the coding sequence TTGGCTGACGTGATCTCTCATGATGTTTTGATAATAGGTTCCGGTCTTGCCGGCCTCCGCGCGGCAATCTCTGCGGCTGCTATCGACAAGAAGCTCAGCATTGCGGTCATTTCCAAGGTTCAGGTCATGCGATCCCACTCGGTGTCTGCAGAAGGTGGGACGGCGGCGGTTCTCTATGAGGAAGAGGGCGATAACCAAGAGTCTCACATCTACGATACAATCAAGGGGAGCGACTTTCTTGCAGACCAAGACGTCGCAGAGCGCCTCGTGCAGAACATGCCCTATGAGATCTACCAGATGGACCACTGGGGCATGCCGTGGTCAAGGCGCAAGGACGGAAGGATTGCCCAGCGTAAGTTCGGCGGGTACTCGTTCCCGCGTGCCACTTTTGCTCAGGATAAGGTAGGGTTCTACCTGATGCAGACCCTCTACGATACGTGCCAGAAGTATGACAACATCCACTTTTACAACGAGTGGTTCTGCACCTCGATACTGCATGAGAACAACACGTTCCAAGGCATCACTGCAATTGAGTTGAAGACAGGCAACTTTACAGTATTCAAGGCGCCGGCAGGAATAATATGTACCGGAGGGGCTGGCAGGATCTATAGCTTTTCCACATACGCGTATTCATCCACGCCAGACGGGTTGGACATGGCGTATCGCGCCGGCCTTGCGCTCAAGGACATGGAATTTGTGCAGTTCCACCCGACAGGCATACTACCCTCAGGCATACTCATAACAGAGGGTGCAAGGGGTGAAGGCGGTTACTTGATAAACAGCAATGGCGAGCGCTTTATGCAGAAATACGCGCCCGGCAAGCTCGAGCTTGCGCCGAGAGACGTGGTATCCCGCTCCATGATAAAAGAGATTCAAGAAGGCAGAGGGTTCAAGCATGAAACAGGCGTTGATTGCCTAAAGCTTGACCTGACGCACCTTGGAGCAGAGCGCATAAAGGAGGTGCTTGCAGGCATCCGCGAAATCGGTATCAAATTCTCCGGAATCGACATCATCGACGAGCCCATAGAAGTGAGGCCAGTGTGCCACTACATGATGGGAGGCATTCATGCCAACGTTGACGGCGCGACAGAGATGGTGGGCCTCTGGGCGGCCGGCGAAGCCGCGTGCAACAGCACTCATGGCGCAAACAGGCTTGGTGCCAATTCTACATCAGAGTGCATAGTATGGGGAAGGATTACCGGCGAGCTGGCTGCAAAGCACGCTCAAGAACGCAAGGCGGGTTCTGTGCAGGAGCAGCAGGTGCTTGATGAGGAAAAGCGCATCTACGACGGGATCTTTCGCGGCAGGGGCGACGTGAACCCCTACGAGGTGAGGAAACAGCTGACCGATACGATGGACGCCAAGGCATACGTTTTCAGGAATGAGCAGGGACTGACAGAAGCCTTGAAGAAGACAAGGGAGCTCAAGGCCGCAATGTGGAAGCATGTTGACGATAAGGCCAAGGAATACAACACCAACTTTGTAAACGTGATGGAGATAGACTCGATGCTTAGGACTGCCGAAGTGGTGCTTGTAGGAGCACTCAACAGGCGCGAGTCAAGGGGCGCGCACGCCAGGACAGACTACCCCTACCGTGACGACGCCAACTTTTTGAAGCATACGCTAGCATACTTTACCGGCAACGGCGGACCCAAGATGACTTGGTATCCGGTGACATTTACGCGCTATGCGCCAGTGGAGAGGAAGTACTGA
- a CDS encoding MIP/aquaporin family protein — protein MVNPRAWLAESIATFALVFFGPLSVTMAAVLFGTGLSLEGIIMISLGHGAAIGIMIYTFGHISGAHINPAVTIAMMVTRNINIKDGAAYIGFQIIGAIAAAVAHMAILPEAGKQVNFGTQGGPSELLNFSAASGVGVEIILTFFLVTTIFMAAVHRKATAGMAGIAIGGMIFLLHLVGVPLTGASMNPARTLGPAIVSGYWDFHWIYWVGPIVGAIIAGLIMQYVYVKKAEKEEKKTAA, from the coding sequence TTGGTAAATCCACGAGCTTGGCTTGCTGAATCGATAGCTACTTTTGCACTTGTGTTCTTTGGCCCTCTTTCGGTGACAATGGCGGCGGTGTTGTTTGGCACAGGGTTGTCGCTCGAAGGCATCATCATGATCTCGCTTGGCCACGGCGCAGCCATCGGCATCATGATCTATACTTTTGGCCACATCTCTGGCGCGCACATCAATCCTGCTGTCACGATAGCAATGATGGTAACGAGGAATATCAATATCAAGGACGGCGCGGCATACATTGGCTTTCAGATTATTGGCGCAATAGCCGCGGCGGTTGCCCACATGGCAATCTTGCCCGAAGCCGGTAAACAGGTGAACTTTGGTACTCAGGGCGGCCCAAGCGAGCTTCTCAATTTCAGCGCGGCTTCTGGCGTCGGAGTAGAGATAATCCTCACGTTCTTCTTGGTCACTACGATATTCATGGCGGCAGTCCATAGAAAGGCCACTGCAGGTATGGCAGGCATCGCAATCGGTGGCATGATATTCCTGCTCCACCTTGTTGGCGTGCCGCTTACAGGCGCTAGCATGAACCCAGCCAGGACCCTCGGTCCGGCAATCGTTTCAGGCTACTGGGACTTTCACTGGATATACTGGGTCGGCCCAATAGTCGGCGCGATAATCGCTGGCCTGATAATGCAGTACGTCTACGTCAAAAAGGCAGAAAAAGAAGAAAAGAAGACGGCAGCCTAG
- a CDS encoding 2-hydroxyacid dehydrogenase — protein MSNKVYVTRKILDPALPMLSKECQVTLNKKPNPPSRAEVLKNVAGKDGILCMLSDRIDSQVMDAAGPSLKVVSSYSTGFEHIDIREATARGIYVTYTANILAEATADLTFALILACARNIVKADRYVRENKWKVGWSPDLMLGYNVHGATLGIIGLGRIGAAVARRAKGFNMKILYHNRSRNQQLGSELGARYVDLDDLLAQSDFVSIHTSLNSTSRHLIDSSKLSLMKKTAFLVNTARGQVVKEADLVRALKGSRIAGAALDVFENEPLSRTSPLLKMKNVVLLPHIGSATYQTRSKMAEVAARNLLDVLAGKEPDPRFLVNPEVKSVRPL, from the coding sequence GTGAGCAACAAGGTCTACGTGACAAGGAAGATTCTGGATCCGGCCCTGCCCATGCTCTCGAAGGAATGCCAAGTAACCCTGAACAAAAAGCCCAACCCTCCAAGCAGGGCAGAGGTATTGAAAAACGTCGCCGGCAAGGACGGCATCCTCTGCATGCTCTCTGACAGGATTGACTCGCAGGTGATGGATGCTGCCGGGCCGAGCCTGAAGGTCGTCAGCTCGTACAGCACAGGCTTTGAGCACATTGACATCAGAGAAGCGACGGCAAGGGGAATTTATGTCACCTACACGGCAAACATTCTGGCCGAGGCGACGGCAGACCTGACGTTTGCGCTCATCCTTGCCTGCGCACGCAACATTGTCAAGGCAGACAGGTATGTCAGGGAAAACAAATGGAAGGTGGGATGGTCCCCGGACCTGATGCTCGGCTACAACGTGCACGGAGCCACCCTTGGCATAATCGGCCTTGGCAGGATAGGAGCCGCAGTGGCGCGGAGGGCGAAAGGATTCAACATGAAAATACTCTATCATAATCGCAGCAGGAACCAGCAGCTAGGGTCGGAGCTTGGTGCCAGATATGTAGATCTTGACGATCTGCTGGCCCAGAGTGACTTTGTGTCGATACACACCAGTCTGAATAGTACGAGCCGCCACCTGATAGACAGTAGTAAGCTCTCGCTGATGAAAAAGACTGCATTTCTTGTAAACACGGCTCGAGGGCAGGTGGTGAAAGAAGCCGACCTTGTCAGAGCGCTAAAGGGCAGCCGGATCGCCGGCGCGGCCCTTGACGTGTTTGAAAATGAGCCCCTGTCGAGAACAAGCCCACTCTTGAAGATGAAAAATGTGGTGCTGCTGCCTCACATCGGGAGCGCGACGTACCAGACCCGCTCCAAGATGGCAGAAGTGGCAGCCAGGAACCTGTTGGACGTTCTGGCTGGAAAAGAGCCTGATCCCAGATTCTTGGTCAACCCGGAAGTAAAGAGCGTGCGGCCGCTATGA
- a CDS encoding acyltransferase, protein MSNNNNYTAPPGVTNYVAKNAKIGKNVKIWHFAYVGSEAEIGDNVMIGSLTHVDYKVKIGDNTRIEGSVYIPPLTVIGKNVFIGPAAAFTNDPYPMSPKMVGVVVEDGAIIGGRSVFKPGVRVGKNSVVAMAAVVTRDVPPDTVVMGHPARRVYSRAEYNRKKKEWESKK, encoded by the coding sequence ATGAGCAACAACAATAACTATACTGCTCCACCCGGCGTGACAAACTATGTCGCCAAGAATGCCAAGATAGGCAAGAACGTCAAGATATGGCATTTTGCGTATGTTGGAAGCGAAGCGGAGATAGGCGACAATGTCATGATAGGTTCGCTGACACACGTCGACTACAAGGTCAAGATAGGTGACAACACCAGAATCGAGGGGTCAGTCTATATCCCTCCACTCACGGTGATTGGCAAGAACGTGTTCATTGGGCCGGCGGCAGCGTTTACAAACGACCCGTACCCGATGAGCCCCAAGATGGTCGGAGTTGTGGTAGAGGACGGCGCGATAATAGGCGGGAGGTCTGTATTCAAGCCCGGCGTCCGGGTCGGCAAGAACAGCGTCGTCGCAATGGCCGCGGTCGTCACAAGGGATGTCCCACCAGACACCGTCGTAATGGGCCATCCCGCAAGACGAGTTTACAGCCGCGCGGAATACAATAGGAAGAAAAAAGAGTGGGAGTCAAAGAAGTAG
- a CDS encoding succinate dehydrogenase, which produces MEVADRNNREGMKGWLNPGRYGWERVSYWLQRLTGVGLLAYFVAHIYETSSLTHGPDAWAAMLELTQTPMGHLILILVIGMSTFHSANGIRLIFTHGGKGLGKPGRPDYPYDAVSLNYRQKSGIWIALILAAVAMLYGASVLFGGE; this is translated from the coding sequence ATGGAAGTAGCTGATCGCAACAACCGCGAAGGGATGAAGGGATGGCTTAATCCTGGCCGCTACGGATGGGAGCGGGTGTCCTACTGGCTGCAAAGACTGACAGGCGTCGGGCTTCTTGCGTATTTTGTAGCTCACATCTACGAGACAAGCTCGCTTACACATGGTCCGGACGCGTGGGCTGCAATGCTCGAGCTGACGCAGACCCCGATGGGCCACTTGATATTGATACTGGTAATTGGCATGAGCACTTTTCACTCTGCCAACGGCATCAGACTCATATTCACGCACGGTGGCAAAGGGCTTGGCAAACCTGGCAGGCCGGACTATCCATATGACGCGGTTTCACTCAATTACAGGCAGAAATCGGGCATCTGGATAGCGCTGATACTTGCGGCTGTAGCAATGCTATATGGCGCTTCGGTGCTCTTTGGAGGCGAATAG
- a CDS encoding Trm112 family protein → MKKSMLDILACPIDKHYPLELFEIVSEGQTVKEGVLFCTKCSRYYPIIDEIPVMLPDELREKDKNRDLDFLKKWQSKIPDKVIKQGNPWHL, encoded by the coding sequence ATGAAGAAATCAATGCTCGACATACTAGCATGTCCCATAGACAAGCACTACCCGCTGGAATTGTTCGAGATTGTCTCGGAAGGCCAGACCGTCAAGGAGGGCGTGCTCTTTTGCACAAAATGCAGCCGCTACTACCCGATAATCGACGAGATACCCGTCATGCTGCCTGACGAACTGCGGGAGAAGGACAAGAACAGGGACCTCGACTTCCTGAAGAAATGGCAGAGCAAGATCCCTGACAAAGTTATAAAGCAAGGAAATCCATGGCATCTGTGA